Proteins encoded by one window of Pseudomonas sp. PSKL.D1:
- a CDS encoding sterol desaturase family protein: protein MLFNLAVLLGTLVAMEGVGTLAHKYVMHGWGWWLHRSHHEPHLGMLETNDLYLVALGLIAAALVALGKAGYAPLQWVGGGVASYGVLYVIAHDGFFHRHWPRAPRPVNRYLKRLHRAHQLHHAIKGRKGSVSFGFFYAPPLQVLKRQLQARRNRN from the coding sequence ATGCTGTTCAATCTCGCCGTGCTGCTCGGCACGCTGGTGGCCATGGAAGGTGTCGGTACGCTGGCGCACAAGTACGTCATGCATGGCTGGGGCTGGTGGCTGCACCGTTCGCACCACGAACCGCACCTGGGCATGCTCGAAACCAACGACCTGTATCTGGTCGCGTTGGGGCTGATTGCCGCTGCATTGGTGGCCTTGGGCAAGGCCGGCTATGCACCGCTGCAGTGGGTGGGTGGCGGCGTGGCGAGTTATGGCGTGCTGTACGTGATTGCCCACGACGGGTTTTTCCACCGGCACTGGCCGCGTGCACCGCGGCCGGTCAACCGCTACCTGAAACGCCTGCATCGCGCCCATCAATTGCACCACGCCATCAAGGGCCGCAAGGGCAGCGTATCGTTCGGCTTCTTCTATGCGCCGCCGCTGCAAGTGCTCAAGCGGCAACTGCAGGCGCGGCGCAACC
- a CDS encoding DNA-binding protein has protein sequence MARGGVNKALVQQARQLLIARGEYPSIDAVRIELGNTGSKTTIHRYLKELEDKKPLVLQGASALSDPLTKLVTQLAEQLQEESDARVEQALAAFTEQREQLQAQLELARQALAAAHQQQQIQAAALAAESERLAATQSTLQTEQLRSASLNQSLGELQLRLADKDEQVRSLEDKHRHARDALEHYRAASREQREQDQRRHEAQLQQLQVELRQLQQGMIVKQDELTRLHRDNERLLGEHRQASGECKVQVELLEQRDAQIQGLRTILAQAQGASDEMRRQLQLQAQSLDEQRALQAEQGRQLAFLQGELRKRDEAIPAQGA, from the coding sequence ATGGCCCGAGGCGGCGTAAACAAGGCACTAGTGCAGCAGGCCAGGCAGCTGTTGATCGCCCGGGGCGAGTACCCCAGCATCGATGCGGTACGTATCGAGCTGGGCAATACAGGCTCAAAAACCACCATCCATCGCTACCTCAAAGAGCTGGAAGACAAGAAGCCTCTGGTGTTGCAGGGTGCCTCCGCGCTAAGCGACCCGCTGACCAAGCTGGTGACCCAGCTGGCCGAGCAGCTGCAGGAAGAGTCAGATGCCCGGGTCGAGCAGGCATTGGCAGCCTTCACCGAACAGCGCGAACAGCTGCAGGCGCAACTGGAGCTGGCCCGCCAGGCGCTGGCAGCTGCCCATCAACAGCAGCAAATTCAGGCAGCCGCGCTGGCGGCCGAGTCCGAACGGCTTGCGGCAACCCAAAGCACGCTGCAAACCGAACAACTGCGCAGCGCAAGCCTCAACCAGTCGCTGGGCGAGTTGCAGCTGCGGCTGGCCGACAAGGACGAGCAGGTACGCTCGCTGGAAGACAAACACCGCCACGCCCGCGATGCGCTGGAGCATTACCGCGCCGCCAGCCGCGAGCAACGTGAGCAGGACCAACGTCGCCATGAGGCGCAGCTTCAACAGTTGCAGGTGGAGCTGCGCCAGCTGCAGCAGGGCATGATCGTCAAGCAGGACGAACTGACCCGCCTGCACCGCGACAACGAACGGCTGTTGGGCGAGCACCGCCAGGCCAGCGGCGAATGCAAGGTGCAGGTTGAGTTGCTGGAGCAGCGCGACGCGCAAATTCAGGGCTTGCGCACGATCCTCGCGCAAGCCCAGGGCGCCAGCGATGAAATGCGCCGGCAACTGCAGCTGCAGGCGCAGAGCCTGGATGAACAACGCGCCCTGCAGGCTGAACAGGGCCGGCAGCTGGCGTTTCTGCAAGGTGAATTGCGCAAACGTGACGAGGCAATCCCTGCCCAGGGGGCGTGA